One genomic segment of Acinetobacter oleivorans DR1 includes these proteins:
- a CDS encoding TonB C-terminal domain-containing protein translates to MKNFTIIASLFLLVGCATGHKQVIPVQVTDNKITSEAEKYKKQYQKKIYKIWDIPASSTGMSASVKVFLTDSGEIEQIIFLDKEEQKFKTSIEKAIWRASPFALPSNPEVRKQARKFNMKFQAK, encoded by the coding sequence ATGAAAAACTTCACTATTATTGCTTCTTTATTTTTATTAGTTGGGTGTGCGACTGGCCATAAACAGGTTATACCTGTTCAAGTGACCGATAATAAAATTACTTCAGAAGCTGAAAAATATAAAAAGCAATATCAAAAGAAAATTTATAAAATATGGGATATTCCAGCATCTTCTACAGGGATGAGTGCAAGCGTTAAAGTATTTTTAACTGACAGTGGAGAAATTGAGCAAATCATCTTTTTAGATAAAGAAGAACAAAAATTTAAAACTAGTATTGAAAAGGCGATTTGGCGTGCAAGCCCATTTGCTTTGCCTTCAAATCCTGAAGTAAGAAAGCAAGCAAGAAAATTCAATATGAAATTTCAGGCTAAATAA